The Mucilaginibacter mallensis genome has a segment encoding these proteins:
- a CDS encoding OsmC family protein, which translates to MKTHQYKTNLTWTGNLGKGTSAYRDYSRNHELNTGSKPLVPASSDPAFRGDGTRYNPEELLVMSISSCHMLWYLHLCSEAGVIVVDYTDAATGTMTETANGGGHFTEVTLHPLVIVNDAAMVDKANELHHKANELCFIANSCNFPILHKPVCEVLSK; encoded by the coding sequence ATGAAAACTCATCAATATAAAACAAACCTTACGTGGACCGGCAACCTGGGCAAAGGAACAAGCGCTTACCGTGATTACAGCCGAAATCATGAACTCAATACCGGAAGCAAGCCATTGGTTCCCGCTTCGTCTGATCCTGCCTTTCGCGGCGATGGCACCAGGTATAATCCCGAAGAATTACTGGTCATGTCGATCTCATCATGCCATATGCTATGGTACCTTCACTTATGTTCAGAAGCAGGCGTTATTGTAGTTGATTATACCGATGCGGCAACAGGCACCATGACAGAAACCGCCAATGGTGGTGGCCATTTTACTGAGGTTACGTTACATCCACTTGTTATTGTAAATGATGCTGCTATGGTTGACAAGGCAAATGAACTGCATCATAAAGCCAACGAATTATGTTTTATAGCCAACTCGTGCAACTTCCCTATACTACATAAACCTGTTTGCGAAGTACTAAGTAAGTAA